Proteins found in one Phocoena sinus isolate mPhoSin1 chromosome 19, mPhoSin1.pri, whole genome shotgun sequence genomic segment:
- the SMPD3 gene encoding sphingomyelin phosphodiesterase 3 isoform X1, producing MVLYTTPFPNSCLSALHAVSWALIFPCYWLADRLLASFIPTTYEKRQRADDPCYLQLLCTVLFTPVYLALLVTSLPFALLGFLLWSTLQSARRPYVYSRLEDKGPAGGAALHSEWKGTGPGKSFCFATANLCLLPDSLARLNNVFNTQARAKEIGQRIRNGASRPQIKIYIDSPTNTSISAASFSSLVSPQGSDGVARAVPGSIKRTASVEYGGRHPSDEAANGLASGDPAEGGSLEDACIVRISGDEGGRPPEAVDPPSGGQARNGAGGGPRGQTPNQSQRDGDSGSLGSPSASRESLVKARAGADGGSGEPGANSKLPYKSSVAKKAAVRRRRHPDEAFDHEVSAFFPANLDFLCLQEVFDKRAAAKLKDQLHGYFEYILYDVGVYGCHGCCSFKCLNSGLFFASRYPIMDVAYHCYPNGRSSDSLASKGALYLKVQVGNTPHDQRIVGYISCTHLHALPEDSDIRCEQLNMLQDWLADFRKSTSSSSTANPEELVAFDVVCGDFNFDNCSSDDKLEQQHSLFTRYKDPCRLGPGEEKPWAIGTLLDKDGLYDEEVCTPDNLQKVLESEEGRREYLAFPSSKSPGGGQKGRKELLKGNGRRIDYMLHGEEGLCPDWKAVSLGWAGLGIGDPSPAPLGSTELSSGNGTCPSRRPLGPMDPPTPLPSGRSGPGLSFTGCPLGLTGMFLLPPPRRWKNSVSSPSCRA from the exons ATGGTTTTGTACACGACCCCCTTTCCCAACAGCTGTCTGTCCGCCCTGCACGCCGTGTCCTGGGCCCTCATCTTCCCATGCTACTGGCTGGCGGACCGGCTCCTGGCTTCCTTCATACCCACCACCTACGAGAAGCGCCAGCGGGCGGATGACCCGTGCTACCTCCAGCTGCTCTGCACCGTGCTCTTCACGCCCGTCTACCTGGCCCTCCTGGTCACCTCGCTGCCCTTTGCGCTCCTTGGGTTCCTCCTCTGGTCCACCCTGCAGTCGGCCCGCCGGCCCTACGTCTACTCTCGGCTGGAGGACAAGGGCCCAGCCGGCGGGGCGGCCCTGCACAGTGAATGGAAGGGTACGGGTCCTGGCAAAAGCTTCTGCTTCGCCACTGCCAACCTCTGCCTCCTCCCGGACTCGCTGGCTAGGCTCAACAACGTTTTCAACACCCAAGCCCGGGCCAAAGAAATCGGCCAGAGAATCCGCAACGGGGCCAGTAGGCCACAGATCAAAATCTACATCGACTCACCCACCAACACGTCCATCAGCGCGGCCAGCTTCAGCAGCCTGGTGTCACCGCAGGGCAGTGATGGTGTGGCCCGGGCCGTCCCTGGGAGCATTAAGAGGACGGCCTCTGTGGAGTACGGTGGGCGTCACCCTAGCGACGAGGCTGCCAACGGCCTGGCCTCCGGGGACCCAGCCGAAGGTGGCAGCCTTGAGGACGCCTGCATCGTGCGCATCAGTGGTGATGAGGGGGGCCGGCCCCCTGAAGCCGTCGACCCCCCCTCTGGGGGCCAGGCCAGGAACGGGGCTGGTGGGGGCCCACGGGGCCAGACGCCCAACCAGAGTCAGCGGGATGGGGACTcggggagcctgggcagcccctCGGCCTCCAGGGAGTCCCTGGTGAAGGCACGGGCCGGGGCTGACGGTGGCAGTGGGGAACCGGGCGCCAACAGCAAGCTCCCGTACAAGTCCTCGGTGGCGAAGAAGGCAGCCGTGCGCAGGAGGCGCCACCCGGACGAGGCCTTTGACCACGAGGTCTCAGCCTTCTTTCCTGCCAACCTGGACTTCCTGTGCCTGCAGGAGGTGTTTGACAAGCGGGCGGCCGCCAAGTTGAAAGACCAGCTGCACGGCTACTTCGAGTACATCCTCTATGACGTCGGGGTCTACGGCTGCCATGGCTGCTGCAGCTTCAAGTGTCTCAACAGCGGCCTTTTTTTTGCCAGCCGCTACCCCATCATGGACGTGGCCTATCACTGTTACCCCAACGGGCGGTCCTCCGACAGCCTGGCCTCGAAGGGAGCTCTGTATCTCAAG GTGCAGGTAGGAAATACACCTCACGACCAAAGAATTGTCGGGTACATCTCCTGCACACACCTGCACGCCCTGCCAG AGGACAGTGACATTCGGTGTGAGCAGCTGAACATGCTTCAGGACTGGCTGGCTGATTTCCGAAAATCTACCTCCTCGTCCAGCACAGCCAACCCCGAGGAGCTGGTGGCATTTGACGTCGTCTGCGGAGATTTTAACTTTGACAACTGCTCCTCTG ACGACAAGCTGGAGCAGCAGCACTCCCTGTTTACACGTTACAAGGACCCCTGCcgcctggggcctggggaggagaAGCCATGGGCAATcg GTACCCTATTGGACAAGGACGGTCTCTACGACGAGGAAGTGTGCACCCCTGACAATCTGCAAAA GGTCCTGGAGAGCGAGGAAGGTCGTCGCGAGTACCTCGCCTTCCCCAGCAGCAAGAGCCCCGGGGGAGGCCAGAAGGGACGCAAAGAGCTGCTGAAGGGCAACGGCAGACGCATTGACTACATGCTGCACGGGGAGGAAGGGCTGTGCCCAGACTGGAAGGCCGTGagtctgggctgggctgggctgggcataGGGGACCCTAGCCCTGCACCCCTTGGCAGCACTGAGCTCTCCTCTGGAAATGGGACGTGCCCATCCAGGAGGCCTTTGGGGCCCATGGAtcctcccacccctctgcctTCAGGAAGGTCTGGGCCAGGCCTCTCCTTTACAGGATGCCCTTTGGGTCTAACTGGGATGTTTCTCCTCCCCCCGCCCAGGAGGTGGAAGAATTCAGTTTCATCACCCAGCTGTCGGGCCTGA
- the SMPD3 gene encoding sphingomyelin phosphodiesterase 3 isoform X2, translating to MVLYTTPFPNSCLSALHAVSWALIFPCYWLADRLLASFIPTTYEKRQRADDPCYLQLLCTVLFTPVYLALLVTSLPFALLGFLLWSTLQSARRPYVYSRLEDKGPAGGAALHSEWKGTGPGKSFCFATANLCLLPDSLARLNNVFNTQARAKEIGQRIRNGASRPQIKIYIDSPTNTSISAASFSSLVSPQGSDGVARAVPGSIKRTASVEYGGRHPSDEAANGLASGDPAEGGSLEDACIVRISGDEGGRPPEAVDPPSGGQARNGAGGGPRGQTPNQSQRDGDSGSLGSPSASRESLVKARAGADGGSGEPGANSKLPYKSSVAKKAAVRRRRHPDEAFDHEVSAFFPANLDFLCLQEVFDKRAAAKLKDQLHGYFEYILYDVGVYGCHGCCSFKCLNSGLFFASRYPIMDVAYHCYPNGRSSDSLASKGALYLKVQVGNTPHDQRIVGYISCTHLHALPEDSDIRCEQLNMLQDWLADFRKSTSSSSTANPEELVAFDVVCGDFNFDNCSSDDKLEQQHSLFTRYKDPCRLGPGEEKPWAIGTLLDKDGLYDEEVCTPDNLQKVLESEEGRREYLAFPSSKSPGGGQKGRKELLKGNGRRIDYMLHGEEGLCPDWKAEVEEFSFITQLSGLTDHLPVAMRLMVSAGEEEA from the exons ATGGTTTTGTACACGACCCCCTTTCCCAACAGCTGTCTGTCCGCCCTGCACGCCGTGTCCTGGGCCCTCATCTTCCCATGCTACTGGCTGGCGGACCGGCTCCTGGCTTCCTTCATACCCACCACCTACGAGAAGCGCCAGCGGGCGGATGACCCGTGCTACCTCCAGCTGCTCTGCACCGTGCTCTTCACGCCCGTCTACCTGGCCCTCCTGGTCACCTCGCTGCCCTTTGCGCTCCTTGGGTTCCTCCTCTGGTCCACCCTGCAGTCGGCCCGCCGGCCCTACGTCTACTCTCGGCTGGAGGACAAGGGCCCAGCCGGCGGGGCGGCCCTGCACAGTGAATGGAAGGGTACGGGTCCTGGCAAAAGCTTCTGCTTCGCCACTGCCAACCTCTGCCTCCTCCCGGACTCGCTGGCTAGGCTCAACAACGTTTTCAACACCCAAGCCCGGGCCAAAGAAATCGGCCAGAGAATCCGCAACGGGGCCAGTAGGCCACAGATCAAAATCTACATCGACTCACCCACCAACACGTCCATCAGCGCGGCCAGCTTCAGCAGCCTGGTGTCACCGCAGGGCAGTGATGGTGTGGCCCGGGCCGTCCCTGGGAGCATTAAGAGGACGGCCTCTGTGGAGTACGGTGGGCGTCACCCTAGCGACGAGGCTGCCAACGGCCTGGCCTCCGGGGACCCAGCCGAAGGTGGCAGCCTTGAGGACGCCTGCATCGTGCGCATCAGTGGTGATGAGGGGGGCCGGCCCCCTGAAGCCGTCGACCCCCCCTCTGGGGGCCAGGCCAGGAACGGGGCTGGTGGGGGCCCACGGGGCCAGACGCCCAACCAGAGTCAGCGGGATGGGGACTcggggagcctgggcagcccctCGGCCTCCAGGGAGTCCCTGGTGAAGGCACGGGCCGGGGCTGACGGTGGCAGTGGGGAACCGGGCGCCAACAGCAAGCTCCCGTACAAGTCCTCGGTGGCGAAGAAGGCAGCCGTGCGCAGGAGGCGCCACCCGGACGAGGCCTTTGACCACGAGGTCTCAGCCTTCTTTCCTGCCAACCTGGACTTCCTGTGCCTGCAGGAGGTGTTTGACAAGCGGGCGGCCGCCAAGTTGAAAGACCAGCTGCACGGCTACTTCGAGTACATCCTCTATGACGTCGGGGTCTACGGCTGCCATGGCTGCTGCAGCTTCAAGTGTCTCAACAGCGGCCTTTTTTTTGCCAGCCGCTACCCCATCATGGACGTGGCCTATCACTGTTACCCCAACGGGCGGTCCTCCGACAGCCTGGCCTCGAAGGGAGCTCTGTATCTCAAG GTGCAGGTAGGAAATACACCTCACGACCAAAGAATTGTCGGGTACATCTCCTGCACACACCTGCACGCCCTGCCAG AGGACAGTGACATTCGGTGTGAGCAGCTGAACATGCTTCAGGACTGGCTGGCTGATTTCCGAAAATCTACCTCCTCGTCCAGCACAGCCAACCCCGAGGAGCTGGTGGCATTTGACGTCGTCTGCGGAGATTTTAACTTTGACAACTGCTCCTCTG ACGACAAGCTGGAGCAGCAGCACTCCCTGTTTACACGTTACAAGGACCCCTGCcgcctggggcctggggaggagaAGCCATGGGCAATcg GTACCCTATTGGACAAGGACGGTCTCTACGACGAGGAAGTGTGCACCCCTGACAATCTGCAAAA GGTCCTGGAGAGCGAGGAAGGTCGTCGCGAGTACCTCGCCTTCCCCAGCAGCAAGAGCCCCGGGGGAGGCCAGAAGGGACGCAAAGAGCTGCTGAAGGGCAACGGCAGACGCATTGACTACATGCTGCACGGGGAGGAAGGGCTGTGCCCAGACTGGAAGGCC GAGGTGGAAGAATTCAGTTTCATCACCCAGCTGTCGGGCCTGACAGACCACCTCCCAGTGGCCATGCGACTGATGGTATCTGCGGGGGAGGAGGAGGCATAA